The following are encoded together in the Ezakiella massiliensis genome:
- the xseB gene encoding exodeoxyribonuclease VII small subunit, with protein sequence MENFNYEDGIKRINEIIELLESDEIALNESYNLFLEAKTLIKKCEDYIDDCEKNFEILIEDDSIDSEEDVEF encoded by the coding sequence ATGGAAAACTTTAACTACGAAGATGGCATAAAGAGAATAAATGAAATCATAGAGCTTCTCGAGTCTGATGAAATTGCGCTTAACGAAAGCTACAACCTATTTTTAGAAGCAAAAACATTAATAAAAAAATGTGAAGACTATATTGATGACTGTGAGAAGAATTTTGAAATCCTGATTGAAGATGATAGCATTGATTCAGAGGAAGATGTTGAGTTTTAA
- a CDS encoding ScpA family protein — MSQNILVKLDDYSGPLDLLLDLIKKNEVNIYDIPINFITQEYLDTLRQNADMGIEIQVEFLYLAATLLNIKTKMMLPSKDEEEDDDPRVNLVEQLIVYNRFKMTQADLFALLDNNLLSYDKSLDEDVFNTNVVYTISYNKDNLFNTFNSLINDKKQALVSNEILIVKERYKTEDLVQDIKNILLKDNDVSLRKISNNKNREYLITAFLAILELLNSGLIVCKQESAFTDIYLSKI, encoded by the coding sequence ATGAGTCAAAATATACTAGTAAAATTAGACGACTATTCAGGTCCTTTGGATTTATTGTTAGATTTAATTAAAAAGAATGAAGTTAACATCTATGATATTCCAATAAATTTTATTACACAGGAGTACTTGGATACTCTAAGACAAAATGCAGATATGGGTATAGAAATTCAGGTTGAATTTTTATACTTGGCGGCGACTTTATTAAATATAAAAACAAAAATGATGCTTCCATCTAAAGATGAGGAGGAAGATGATGACCCTCGGGTTAATCTTGTTGAGCAGCTTATTGTTTATAATCGATTTAAGATGACCCAAGCTGATTTGTTTGCCTTACTAGATAATAATTTATTATCTTATGATAAAAGTCTGGATGAGGACGTATTTAATACTAATGTTGTATATACAATTAGCTATAATAAGGATAACTTGTTTAATACATTTAATAGTTTAATTAACGATAAAAAACAAGCCTTGGTTAGCAATGAAATTTTAATTGTTAAAGAAAGATATAAGACAGAAGATCTGGTCCAGGATATAAAAAATATTTTGCTTAAAGACAATGATGTTTCTTTAAGAAAGATCTCTAATAATAAAAATCGTGAATATTTGATTACTGCTTTTTTAGCAATTCTAGAATTATTAAATAGCGGATTAATTGTTTGCAAACAGGAATCAGCATTTACAGATATCTACTTAAGCAAAATTTAA
- the scpB gene encoding SMC-Scp complex subunit ScpB codes for MCEDRIKYKNSIEALLFAWGDMIEISEISKYFDIDKSIVEDIIYELKNEYNDKGLRIQIIGKSVQLNSNPEYHKIISDFGVKQKKRNLSNAAMETLSVIAYLQPTTKSVIEQIRGVKSDGSVRTLLDRGLVREAGNLNQPGRPIVYKTTDKFLKSFEIENLNDLPELVDKEEILELLKITEIDFDDIIEIESVEEDEDSIESISSDTNNEVENTNEA; via the coding sequence GTGTGTGAAGACAGAATAAAATATAAAAATTCAATTGAGGCTTTACTATTTGCCTGGGGTGATATGATTGAAATTAGCGAAATATCTAAATATTTTGATATTGATAAATCTATCGTAGAAGACATTATTTATGAATTAAAAAATGAATATAATGATAAGGGTTTACGGATTCAAATTATTGGTAAATCAGTTCAGCTAAATTCCAATCCAGAATATCATAAAATAATCTCTGATTTTGGTGTAAAGCAAAAAAAGAGAAACTTATCCAATGCAGCTATGGAAACCCTAAGTGTTATCGCGTACTTACAACCAACCACCAAGTCTGTAATTGAGCAAATTAGAGGAGTTAAAAGTGACGGATCTGTTAGGACGCTATTAGATAGAGGACTAGTAAGAGAGGCCGGAAATTTAAATCAACCGGGCAGACCTATAGTTTACAAGACTACAGATAAATTTTTAAAGTCATTTGAGATTGAAAATTTGAATGATTTACCAGAACTTGTTGATAAGGAAGAAATCCTCGAGCTATTAAAGATTACAGAAATTGATTTTGACGATATAATTGAAATAGAATCAGTAGAAGAAGACGAGGATAGTATAGAATCTATTTCTAGTGATACTAATAATGAGGTAGAAAATACAAATGAGGCTTAA
- a CDS encoding site-2 protease family protein, with protein sequence MDAILSFLRYAPALVLAIVIHESAHALAALAVGDRSAKDMGRVSLNPFNHLDPIGLVSLFIFKFGWAKPVPVNPGKFKNYNLGMFLVSIAGIVVNFLFAFICAIIIKNNVISTNSYLYTFLVMSMLINLNLAFFNLIPLPPLDGSNILLSFFSPRTAHEVQKYSRYTQLLLVVLIFSGSISDVLGHLVMSTMNWMLS encoded by the coding sequence ATGGATGCGATATTAAGTTTTTTGAGATATGCACCTGCACTTGTACTAGCTATAGTTATTCATGAATCAGCTCACGCTTTAGCGGCTTTGGCTGTAGGTGATAGGAGCGCCAAGGATATGGGTAGGGTTTCACTTAATCCCTTCAATCACCTTGATCCAATAGGGCTGGTCTCATTATTTATCTTTAAATTTGGATGGGCTAAGCCAGTTCCTGTTAATCCAGGGAAATTTAAAAATTATAATTTAGGCATGTTTTTAGTCAGCATAGCAGGAATCGTTGTAAATTTTCTATTTGCATTTATTTGTGCGATTATAATTAAAAATAATGTAATAAGCACAAATTCATATCTTTATACTTTTTTAGTAATGTCTATGCTCATTAATCTTAATTTAGCATTTTTTAATCTAATACCATTGCCACCTCTTGATGGTTCTAATATTTTACTTTCATTTTTTAGTCCCAGAACTGCTCATGAGGTTCAAAAGTATTCGAGATATACACAATTATTGCTAGTAGTATTAATTTTCAGTGGATCTATTTCAGATGTTTTAGGACATTTAGTAATGTCAACAATGAATTGGATGTTATCATGA
- the efp gene encoding elongation factor P — MISAGEFRKGVTFVMDGDVWQVLDFQHVKPGKGAAFVSTKIRNVVKGGTRELNFNPSDRYEKANIQTKEMQYLYNDGELYYFMDNETYEQMPLGREEVEEALQFLRENDIATIRFFDGKPFEVLAPNFVELKVTETEPGVKGDTSSSATKSATVETGFSLQVPLFVESGDVLKIDTRTGEYLSRV, encoded by the coding sequence ATGATATCAGCAGGTGAATTTAGAAAAGGCGTTACTTTTGTAATGGATGGAGATGTTTGGCAAGTTCTTGATTTCCAACACGTAAAGCCAGGTAAAGGTGCTGCATTTGTAAGTACAAAAATCAGAAATGTTGTTAAAGGTGGCACACGTGAATTAAACTTCAACCCATCAGATAGATATGAAAAGGCTAACATTCAAACAAAGGAAATGCAATACTTATATAATGATGGTGAATTATACTACTTTATGGATAATGAAACTTATGAACAAATGCCCTTAGGAAGAGAGGAAGTAGAGGAAGCTCTACAATTTTTAAGAGAAAATGATATTGCAACAATAAGATTTTTTGATGGAAAACCTTTTGAAGTATTAGCTCCTAACTTTGTAGAACTCAAGGTCACAGAAACGGAACCAGGAGTAAAGGGTGACACATCAAGTTCAGCAACTAAATCAGCAACTGTAGAAACAGGTTTTTCATTACAAGTTCCATTATTTGTTGAAAGTGGAGATGTTTTAAAAATTGATACCAGGACTGGAGAATACTTATCTAGAGTATAA
- a CDS encoding NUDIX hydrolase — protein MSDLYEKTIKSDKIYEGKILNLRLDSVELPDRKYSKREIVEHLDVSAIILVQDGKLLLIKHFRNTVNDVIYEIPAGMVDAGETPIEAAKRELTEETGIIASDVELVYSLFSSPGYSTEKINFFFAKGPFEKGEQKENLEVEYIDLDKLGKMIDDLEIIDMKTVVAYYIAKGLV, from the coding sequence ATGTCAGATTTATATGAAAAGACTATAAAAAGTGATAAGATTTATGAAGGCAAGATTTTAAATTTAAGATTAGATTCAGTTGAGTTGCCTGATAGAAAATATTCAAAAAGGGAAATTGTTGAGCACCTTGATGTATCAGCAATAATTTTAGTGCAAGATGGAAAGTTGCTTTTGATTAAACATTTTAGAAACACTGTAAATGATGTAATATACGAAATTCCAGCTGGAATGGTGGATGCTGGCGAAACACCAATCGAGGCAGCCAAGAGAGAATTGACTGAGGAAACAGGTATAATTGCATCTGATGTTGAGCTGGTTTATTCTTTGTTTAGTTCGCCTGGATATTCTACCGAAAAAATCAATTTCTTCTTTGCTAAAGGCCCATTTGAAAAGGGTGAGCAAAAGGAAAATCTAGAAGTTGAATATATTGATTTAGATAAATTAGGAAAGATGATTGATGACTTAGAAATTATCGACATGAAAACTGTTGTTGCATATTACATTGCAAAGGGGTTGGTTTAA
- the nusB gene encoding transcription antitermination factor NusB yields the protein MRIENRKKHREEAIKILYAMEINNQFTAEFIDNYVINNNIEKDSMSYTYELLLEYLDNKDNIEEVINREEKNYKFNRISLIDKCIIRLALVEIKYLAIPVGVAINEAVEISKIYSGVDSYKVVNSLLGKISRFIND from the coding sequence ATGAGAATAGAAAATAGAAAAAAACATCGTGAAGAAGCAATAAAAATTTTATATGCTATGGAAATAAATAACCAGTTTACTGCAGAATTTATTGATAACTACGTAATTAACAATAATATTGAAAAAGACTCTATGTCCTATACATACGAGTTGCTTTTAGAGTATCTTGATAACAAAGATAATATTGAGGAAGTAATCAACAGAGAAGAGAAAAATTATAAATTTAATAGGATTTCTTTAATAGACAAGTGTATCATTAGACTTGCTCTCGTTGAAATTAAATATTTGGCTATACCTGTCGGAGTTGCTATAAATGAAGCGGTTGAAATTTCTAAAATATATTCAGGTGTTGATTCCTATAAAGTTGTAAATTCACTTTTAGGTAAGATTTCGAGGTTTATTAATGATTGA
- the xseA gene encoding exodeoxyribonuclease VII large subunit produces MIEFSVSAINNYIKNILVNDINLRSIAIEGEVCAFKEPSKNGHLYFELKDEDSRIRCVFFNILSKYEEIPFEEGDSVILEGRIDVYERAGQYQFIVSEAKVQGLGDLYIKFLQLKEQLEKEGLFNLTKRPLPLKPKNIGLITSPSGSALKDFISVIKRRYPLANIYLYPVHVQGVETVNEVCRAIDYFNSKDLDVVVLTRGGGSYEELAVFNNERIARKLAESIHPTVSAIGHEPDFLITDFVADLRAATPTAAAELISPDIYQDVYNLEDRLDLMINNYFIYFNDERKNLRALENIINLKSPIKKLKNSKEQILEKNKTINQSMRLKILKYKNELKDYSSQLIPFDTQKLLKKGYTITVDENGELLSEKSSYNKGDKLKTIFEKGSLISEII; encoded by the coding sequence ATGATTGAGTTTAGTGTATCTGCAATAAACAATTATATAAAGAATATATTAGTAAATGATATTAACCTAAGGTCTATTGCTATAGAGGGAGAGGTTTGTGCCTTTAAAGAACCATCTAAAAATGGACACCTATATTTTGAGTTAAAAGATGAGGATTCCAGAATTAGATGTGTTTTTTTTAATATACTTAGTAAATATGAAGAAATTCCTTTTGAAGAAGGCGACAGTGTTATATTAGAGGGAAGAATTGATGTTTATGAAAGGGCGGGCCAGTATCAATTTATTGTTTCCGAAGCAAAGGTTCAAGGATTAGGAGATTTATATATAAAATTTTTACAACTGAAAGAACAGTTGGAAAAAGAAGGACTCTTCAATCTTACAAAAAGGCCACTTCCATTAAAGCCAAAAAATATTGGGCTTATTACATCTCCATCTGGATCAGCACTTAAAGATTTTATATCTGTAATTAAAAGAAGGTATCCATTAGCAAACATATACTTGTATCCAGTCCATGTTCAAGGTGTGGAAACTGTAAATGAAGTATGTAGGGCTATCGATTATTTTAATTCTAAAGATCTTGATGTTGTTGTTTTGACAAGGGGTGGAGGTAGTTATGAAGAACTTGCAGTTTTTAACAATGAAAGAATTGCTCGCAAATTAGCTGAGTCAATTCATCCCACAGTTTCAGCAATTGGACATGAACCAGATTTTTTAATTACTGATTTCGTTGCCGATTTAAGAGCTGCAACCCCTACTGCCGCTGCGGAACTTATCTCTCCAGATATTTATCAAGATGTTTATAATTTAGAAGATAGGCTTGACTTGATGATTAATAACTATTTTATTTATTTCAATGATGAGCGTAAAAATCTTAGAGCTCTTGAAAATATAATTAATCTAAAATCACCTATTAAAAAATTAAAAAATAGTAAAGAACAGATACTAGAAAAAAATAAAACTATTAATCAATCCATGAGATTAAAGATTTTAAAATACAAGAATGAACTTAAAGACTATTCATCTCAGTTAATACCATTTGACACGCAAAAACTTTTAAAGAAAGGTTATACTATAACTGTTGATGAGAATGGTGAATTATTGTCAGAAAAGTCTAGTTATAATAAGGGCGACAAGCTAAAAACTATTTTTGAAAAAGGTAGCCTTATTTCTGAAATTATTTAG
- a CDS encoding thymidine phosphorylase — protein sequence MDFISILEKKRDGLNLNADEIDFVVKKIVDGSLPDYQLSAFLMATYINGMTDEETYNLTMSMVNNGSTEYIEGISDHSVDKHSTGGVGDKLSLLITPILAAYGVPVVKMSGRGLGITGGTLDKLESIPGFNIYLDQAAIEKQAKEIGLVLAAQTNDLAPADKVIYALRDVTATIDSYPLIASSIMSKKLAIKNKALCIDLKVGKGAFMKDLESATELARIFKFIADKNNRDISVVLTDMNNPIGRCVGNSLEIMEVVDVLKGNLKEEVYDMSIRFAAESIQLLYPSKSLDEIIKECEVLIDNGSAYKKFVELVKWQDGDASFLDNIEASLSKNKYDVLADAEGYVDYDAHAIGYLSLMCGAGRKTKEDTIDHGAGIKFNKVHGDKVNKGDILYSIYTEKDFKDIEEFIKGSYELNYSKQSTDRILKVI from the coding sequence ATGGATTTTATTTCAATTCTTGAAAAAAAGAGAGACGGACTTAATTTAAATGCTGATGAAATAGATTTTGTTGTTAAAAAAATTGTCGATGGATCACTACCTGACTATCAATTATCAGCTTTTTTAATGGCAACATATATCAATGGTATGACTGATGAAGAGACATACAATTTAACTATGAGCATGGTTAACAATGGAAGTACCGAGTATATAGAAGGCATTAGTGATCATTCTGTTGATAAACATTCAACAGGTGGAGTAGGTGACAAGCTATCATTGCTTATTACACCTATCCTTGCAGCTTATGGTGTGCCGGTTGTTAAAATGAGCGGAAGAGGCTTAGGTATTACAGGAGGTACACTGGATAAACTTGAAAGCATCCCAGGTTTTAATATTTATTTGGACCAAGCAGCAATTGAGAAGCAAGCAAAAGAAATCGGTCTTGTTTTAGCTGCACAAACAAATGATTTAGCGCCTGCTGATAAAGTAATCTATGCTCTTAGAGATGTTACAGCTACGATTGATTCTTATCCACTCATTGCTTCGTCTATTATGAGCAAAAAATTGGCCATTAAGAATAAAGCACTTTGTATAGATTTAAAAGTTGGCAAGGGTGCTTTTATGAAGGACTTAGAATCAGCAACAGAACTTGCCAGAATTTTTAAATTTATTGCCGATAAAAATAATAGAGATATTAGTGTTGTGCTTACAGATATGAATAATCCAATAGGTAGATGTGTAGGAAACTCATTGGAAATAATGGAAGTAGTGGATGTATTAAAAGGAAATTTAAAAGAAGAAGTTTATGATATGTCTATAAGATTTGCAGCTGAATCAATACAGCTATTATATCCATCCAAATCCCTCGACGAAATTATTAAAGAGTGTGAGGTCTTAATTGACAATGGTTCTGCATATAAAAAATTTGTAGAACTTGTTAAATGGCAAGATGGGGATGCAAGTTTTCTTGACAATATCGAAGCTAGCTTATCAAAAAATAAATATGACGTATTAGCAGATGCAGAGGGCTATGTAGATTATGATGCCCACGCTATTGGTTATTTATCACTAATGTGCGGTGCAGGTAGAAAAACTAAAGAAGATACCATAGACCATGGCGCTGGAATCAAATTTAATAAAGTTCACGGTGATAAAGTTAATAAAGGAGATATATTATATTCCATTTATACAGAAAAAGACTTTAAAGACATCGAAGAATTTATTAAAGGCTCCTATGAACTCAATTATAGCAAGCAAAGCACTGACAGAATTTTAAAGGTGATTTAA
- a CDS encoding Asp23/Gls24 family envelope stress response protein produces the protein MNNNENTSIVQGNVTISENVIANIARLATEEIDGVCKTVKTVTETFTDIFSNKQSQGVKVSISEDIISLEIAVELNYGVDIENTCREIQKNVKNSVESMTNLEVEYVNVLVTSLNTDSNFKEKVNA, from the coding sequence ATGAATAATAACGAAAATACAAGTATTGTTCAAGGCAATGTTACTATTTCAGAAAATGTTATTGCTAATATCGCCAGACTCGCTACAGAAGAAATCGATGGTGTTTGTAAAACAGTAAAAACTGTTACTGAAACATTTACTGATATTTTCTCAAATAAACAAAGTCAAGGTGTTAAGGTAAGTATTTCTGAAGATATAATTAGTTTAGAAATTGCAGTTGAACTTAACTATGGTGTTGATATTGAAAACACATGTAGAGAAATTCAAAAGAACGTAAAAAACTCAGTAGAATCTATGACGAACTTAGAAGTAGAATATGTTAATGTTCTAGTTACAAGTTTAAATACAGATTCTAACTTTAAAGAGAAAGTGAATGCATAA
- a CDS encoding CD1247 N-terminal domain-containing protein gives MTIKKVSYLKGLAEGYGLTGEDSKLEKIVLEMLDCMEDMANEIDFLNSDFQSLENYVEMLDDDLAELEMLFEDDDDYCFDEDDDDWDDLNWDEDDNESSNESDNF, from the coding sequence ATGACTATTAAAAAAGTATCATACTTAAAAGGTTTAGCAGAAGGCTATGGATTAACAGGTGAGGATAGCAAGCTTGAAAAGATCGTTTTAGAAATGCTAGATTGCATGGAAGACATGGCTAATGAAATAGATTTTTTAAACTCTGATTTTCAAAGTCTAGAGAATTATGTTGAAATGCTAGATGACGATTTAGCTGAATTAGAAATGCTTTTTGAAGATGACGATGATTATTGCTTCGATGAAGATGACGACGATTGGGATGATTTAAACTGGGATGAAGATGACAACGAATCATCTAATGAATCAGATAATTTTTAG
- the recN gene encoding DNA repair protein RecN, whose protein sequence is MLLELNINNFALIKNSRVMFKRGLNILSGETGAGKSIVFEALSVCLGERASKNMIKSGEDHAVIEATFSVNEEIIPTLKNLGVYTDDETFTIRRDIFLEYPSVSRINGFSVTINNLKLLANQICNIYGQYEHQILLDTDNYLPMIDALSDETINIKIQVEDLFKKQRAAQQELDKLIKTSENINQEMDYLEFQINEIEALELKEGEESSLKEELNKLENYQLIYNSIINAKNSIAGDFETGTGALSSLNDSVSSLGKIEVFDESISELTKRLQSVIYEVEDISDSLDDYMNVDFDESRLEEINFRLSSIQAIKKKYNKDVSEIISYRDDLQDNLNNLKHIEDIIKAKQDEVDVLQKKYDKISRQLSLIRKENAKIFEGQLMDELKHLDMNNIYFTVSFEEKYPSIDGIDKIDFMAITNKGADLKPLREIISGGEMSRFMLAIKKIFANDETNKTLVFDEIDSGLSGKAANAVGNRLLDLSNTRQVILISHLPQIIAKADVHFKIQKFDDDDETQTQIRELNRDERIEEIARLLSGDVISDATLKNAEELLNEKRD, encoded by the coding sequence ATGCTTTTAGAATTAAATATTAATAATTTTGCATTAATAAAAAATTCAAGAGTTATGTTTAAACGTGGATTAAATATTTTAAGTGGGGAAACTGGTGCTGGTAAATCTATTGTATTTGAAGCTCTAAGTGTTTGTCTTGGTGAAAGAGCCTCTAAGAATATGATAAAATCTGGTGAAGACCATGCAGTTATAGAGGCGACTTTCTCTGTGAATGAAGAAATTATTCCTACACTAAAAAATTTAGGCGTTTATACAGATGATGAGACTTTTACTATTAGAAGAGATATATTTTTAGAATATCCATCCGTATCAAGGATTAATGGTTTTTCTGTTACTATAAACAATTTAAAGCTGCTTGCAAATCAGATTTGCAATATTTATGGACAATATGAGCATCAGATTCTTTTAGATACAGACAACTATTTGCCGATGATAGATGCTTTAAGTGATGAGACTATTAACATAAAAATTCAAGTTGAAGACTTGTTTAAAAAGCAGAGAGCTGCCCAGCAAGAACTAGATAAGCTAATAAAAACATCTGAAAACATTAACCAAGAAATGGACTACTTGGAGTTTCAAATAAATGAAATAGAAGCCCTTGAATTAAAAGAGGGTGAGGAGAGTTCTTTAAAAGAAGAGTTAAATAAACTAGAAAACTATCAGCTTATATATAATTCTATTATTAACGCAAAAAATTCTATCGCTGGAGATTTTGAAACAGGTACTGGAGCATTGAGCTCATTAAATGATAGTGTATCTTCACTAGGAAAAATAGAAGTTTTTGATGAATCGATATCTGAACTCACAAAAAGGTTACAAAGTGTGATTTATGAAGTAGAAGATATATCGGACTCCTTAGATGATTATATGAATGTTGATTTTGATGAATCTAGGCTAGAAGAAATTAATTTTAGACTATCAAGCATTCAAGCTATTAAGAAAAAATATAATAAAGATGTTTCTGAAATAATAAGTTACAGAGATGACTTGCAAGATAATTTGAATAATTTAAAACATATAGAAGACATTATTAAAGCAAAGCAAGATGAAGTAGATGTCCTACAAAAGAAATATGATAAAATCTCAAGACAACTTTCACTTATAAGAAAAGAGAATGCTAAAATTTTTGAAGGACAATTGATGGATGAGTTAAAGCATTTGGATATGAATAATATATATTTTACTGTTTCTTTTGAAGAAAAGTATCCTAGCATAGATGGAATAGATAAAATTGATTTCATGGCTATAACTAATAAGGGAGCTGACTTAAAACCACTTAGAGAAATAATTTCAGGTGGTGAAATGAGCAGATTTATGCTTGCTATAAAGAAAATTTTTGCAAATGATGAGACCAATAAAACTTTGGTATTTGATGAAATAGATTCTGGATTAAGCGGAAAAGCAGCAAATGCTGTAGGCAATAGACTCTTAGATTTATCAAATACTAGACAAGTTATTTTAATTTCACATTTACCACAAATTATTGCCAAAGCGGATGTGCATTTCAAAATTCAAAAGTTTGATGACGATGATGAGACTCAAACACAAATTAGAGAGCTAAATAGAGATGAAAGAATTGAAGAGATTGCAAGGTTATTAAGTGGAGATGTGATCAGCGATGCTACTTTAAAAAACGCTGAAGAATTGTTAAATGAAAAGAGGGATTAA
- a CDS encoding polyprenyl synthetase family protein produces the protein MDFSNFEEYLTSTIEQMDISSDNLKSAMIYSVKRGGKRLRPKFSLLTANAFDIDPKLIYPYASALEMIHEFSLVHDDLPCMDNDDFRRGKETTHVVYGEMNALLAGDGILNLAAEISFDDLLDSNNINKVRAYKFLFNKAGALGMIGGQAFESVAKSSKEDYLKTINGKTVALFECAIYGSGLYLGLGEKELNLLANLSINIGQGFQAIDDRSDEDGIYKISKEECQKIINDCKNNIDSIYKSLSELDASVNGYKEITDVLFSKEFINN, from the coding sequence ATGGATTTTTCTAATTTTGAGGAGTATTTAACTTCTACAATTGAACAAATGGATATCTCAAGTGATAACTTAAAGTCAGCTATGATATATTCAGTTAAAAGAGGGGGCAAAAGGTTGCGTCCTAAGTTTTCTTTGCTTACAGCTAATGCATTTGATATTGACCCAAAGCTAATATATCCTTATGCTTCAGCTCTTGAGATGATTCATGAGTTTTCGCTTGTCCATGACGATTTACCGTGTATGGATAATGATGATTTTCGAAGAGGAAAAGAAACAACTCATGTAGTTTACGGAGAAATGAATGCCTTGCTTGCAGGTGATGGTATTTTAAACTTAGCTGCAGAAATATCTTTTGATGACCTTCTTGATAGCAACAATATAAACAAAGTTCGTGCTTACAAATTTTTATTCAACAAAGCAGGAGCCTTGGGTATGATTGGGGGTCAAGCCTTTGAAAGTGTAGCCAAATCATCTAAAGAAGATTATTTAAAAACAATAAATGGCAAGACAGTTGCCTTATTTGAGTGCGCAATTTATGGAAGTGGATTGTACTTAGGATTAGGTGAAAAAGAGTTAAATTTATTGGCGAATTTATCAATAAATATTGGTCAGGGATTTCAAGCTATAGATGATAGAAGTGATGAAGATGGCATCTATAAAATTTCAAAAGAAGAGTGCCAGAAAATAATTAACGATTGCAAAAATAATATAGACAGCATTTATAAGTCTTTATCTGAATTAGATGCGTCCGTTAATGGGTATAAAGAGATAACTGATGTATTATTTAGTAAGGAATTTATAAACAACTAA